In a single window of the Bacteroidia bacterium genome:
- a CDS encoding nucleotide sugar dehydrogenase, protein MYKKLLKKEAKLAVIGLGYVGLPIALAFAKKIKVIGFDINEARVNMMKKGIDPSQELDKSAFKGCDIEFTASIDVLKKANFFIVAVPTPIDEHNLPDLKPLIGASKSVGKALKKGDYVVYESTVYPGCTEEDCIPILEEISKLKFKKDFKVGYSPERINPGDKEHTITKILKVVSGCDEESLEEIAKTYQIIVEPGVHKAPSIKVAEAAKIIENTQRDVNIALMNELSIIFNKMNINTYDVLEAAGTKWNFLKFSPGLVGGHCIGVDPYYLTHKAEALGYHSRVINSGRYVNDSMGFYVAKNTVKKIIAAGKNISQAKVLVMGATFKENVSDIRNSKIADVVKELKSYSVKVEVTDPYADSKELDHEYGFGLVKNIGKNYDAVIIAVNHKEYLNLDEKYFKSILSKNPVLIDVKGMYRNKMKNITYWGL, encoded by the coding sequence ATGTATAAAAAACTCCTCAAAAAAGAAGCGAAATTAGCCGTTATTGGCTTGGGATACGTAGGATTGCCCATTGCACTGGCTTTTGCAAAAAAAATTAAAGTCATCGGATTCGACATCAACGAGGCACGCGTAAACATGATGAAGAAAGGAATTGATCCGAGTCAAGAACTTGATAAGTCGGCGTTTAAAGGCTGTGACATTGAATTTACCGCTTCGATTGATGTGTTGAAAAAAGCAAATTTTTTCATTGTAGCCGTGCCAACGCCGATTGACGAACATAATTTACCTGATTTAAAACCTCTGATTGGCGCGTCTAAATCTGTTGGGAAAGCATTGAAAAAGGGAGATTATGTGGTGTATGAATCCACTGTTTATCCAGGTTGTACGGAAGAAGATTGCATTCCGATTTTGGAAGAAATTTCGAAATTGAAATTCAAAAAAGATTTTAAAGTGGGATATTCTCCAGAACGTATCAATCCAGGCGATAAGGAACATACGATTACAAAAATTTTAAAAGTTGTTTCGGGATGTGATGAGGAATCCTTGGAAGAAATTGCGAAAACCTATCAAATTATTGTGGAACCAGGCGTTCACAAAGCACCTTCCATTAAAGTAGCAGAAGCCGCTAAAATCATTGAAAACACCCAGCGAGATGTAAATATTGCTTTGATGAATGAACTTTCCATCATCTTCAATAAAATGAATATTAATACGTATGATGTGTTGGAAGCTGCGGGAACAAAATGGAATTTCTTGAAATTTTCTCCAGGACTTGTTGGTGGACACTGCATTGGCGTGGATCCATATTATTTAACGCACAAAGCGGAAGCCTTGGGTTATCACTCGCGCGTAATTAATTCCGGCAGATACGTAAACGATTCGATGGGGTTTTATGTCGCAAAAAATACCGTAAAAAAAATAATTGCAGCTGGAAAAAATATTTCTCAAGCCAAGGTTTTAGTGATGGGCGCTACGTTTAAAGAAAATGTGAGCGACATCCGAAATTCTAAAATTGCAGATGTGGTGAAAGAATTAAAATCGTATTCGGTAAAAGTAGAAGTAACGGATCCGTATGCGGATTCAAAGGAATTGGATCACGAATACGGTTTCGGGTTGGTAAAAAATATAGGTAAAAATTACGACGCTGTTATCATCGCGGTTAATCACAAAGAGTATTTGAATTTAGATGAAAAATATTTTAAATCTATTTTGTCTAAAAATCCTGTGTTGATTGATGTGAAAGGGATGTACAGAAATAAAATGAAAAATATTACCTATTGGGGATTGTAG
- the rfbB gene encoding dTDP-glucose 4,6-dehydratase — protein sequence MKKILITGGAGFIGSHVVRLFVNKYPDYHIVNLDMLTYAGNLANLKDIEKKSNYEFVKGDIVNANFISNLFEKNNFFGVVHLAAESHVDRSISNPLEFVMTNVIGTVNLLNAAKSSWKNNFSEHRFYHVSTDEVYGSLGETGMFTEKTSYDPHSPYSASKASSDHFVRAYHDTFQLPIVISNCSNNYGSFHFPEKLIPLSIHNIKNNKAIPIYGKGENVRDWLFVEDHARAIDTIFHHGKNGETYNIGGNNEWTNIDLIRLLCKIMDKKLNRAEGESAKLITFVKDRAGHDLRYAIDSSKLQKELDWKPSLQFEEGLEKTVDWYLKNEVWLNNVTSGDYQKYYENQYVKR from the coding sequence ATGAAAAAAATTTTAATCACTGGAGGTGCCGGATTTATTGGTTCTCACGTAGTTCGTTTGTTTGTAAATAAATATCCGGATTATCATATTGTGAATTTAGATATGCTCACGTACGCTGGCAATCTCGCTAATTTAAAGGATATTGAAAAAAAATCGAATTACGAATTTGTAAAAGGTGATATTGTTAATGCTAATTTTATTTCGAATTTATTTGAGAAAAATAATTTTTTTGGCGTTGTTCATTTAGCCGCTGAAAGCCACGTAGACAGAAGTATTTCCAATCCTTTGGAATTTGTAATGACGAATGTAATCGGCACCGTAAATTTATTGAACGCTGCAAAAAGCAGTTGGAAAAATAATTTTTCAGAGCATCGTTTTTATCATGTTTCCACAGATGAAGTGTATGGCTCTTTGGGTGAAACAGGAATGTTTACGGAAAAAACTTCATATGATCCACACAGTCCGTATTCCGCATCCAAAGCGAGTTCCGACCATTTTGTGCGCGCGTATCACGATACTTTTCAATTGCCTATTGTAATTTCGAATTGCTCCAACAATTACGGATCTTTTCATTTTCCAGAAAAATTAATTCCACTTTCCATTCACAATATAAAAAATAACAAAGCCATTCCTATTTACGGAAAAGGTGAGAATGTGCGTGATTGGCTGTTTGTAGAAGATCATGCACGCGCCATTGATACTATTTTCCATCATGGAAAAAATGGAGAAACGTATAATATTGGTGGAAATAATGAATGGACAAATATCGATTTAATTCGTTTGTTGTGTAAAATTATGGACAAGAAATTAAATCGTGCAGAAGGTGAATCAGCAAAGCTGATAACGTTTGTGAAAGACCGTGCTGGACATGATTTGCGCTATGCGATTGATTCTTCAAAACTTCAAAAGGAATTGGATTGGAAACCGAGTTTACAATTTGAAGAAGGCTTGGAAAAAACCGTTGATTGGTATTTGAAAAACGAAGTGTGGTTGAACAATGTAACTTCTGGAGATTATCAGAAATACTACGAAAATCAATACGTTAAAAGATAA
- a CDS encoding Gfo/Idh/MocA family oxidoreductase — protein MTKIKFAIVGQGHIGKRHAEMIRRNEECELVAVCDIQDKSKLGLSELKEKFFNSIEEMLVSNLEIDVVNIATPNGLHAKHALLALDAKKHIVCEKPMALHKADCEAIIYKSLQVNKNVFCVMQNRYSPPSVWIKELIETKKMGDIYMVQLNCYWNRDERYYKKGGWKGTQDLDGGTLFTQFSHFIDIMYWLFGDIKDIQAKFNDFTHANSTDFEDSGFVTFNFANGGMGSINYSTAVWDSNLESSITIIGKKGSVKIGGQYMNEVEYCHIENYTLPELAPTNPGNDYGTYKGSAANHHYIIENVVDTLKNRKTITTNALEGMKVVEMIERIYALRKDNRKK, from the coding sequence ATGACTAAAATAAAATTCGCCATTGTTGGTCAAGGACACATCGGAAAACGCCATGCGGAGATGATTCGCAGAAACGAAGAATGTGAACTCGTTGCCGTTTGTGATATTCAAGATAAAAGCAAATTAGGATTATCTGAATTGAAAGAAAAATTTTTCAATTCGATTGAAGAAATGTTGGTGTCTAATTTAGAAATTGATGTCGTAAATATTGCTACACCAAACGGATTGCACGCGAAACATGCGTTGCTTGCGCTAGATGCAAAAAAACACATTGTGTGCGAAAAGCCGATGGCACTTCACAAAGCAGATTGCGAAGCCATTATTTATAAATCGTTGCAAGTAAATAAAAATGTTTTTTGCGTGATGCAAAATCGTTATTCGCCGCCATCTGTATGGATAAAAGAGCTCATCGAAACAAAAAAAATGGGTGATATTTATATGGTGCAGTTGAATTGTTATTGGAATCGCGACGAGCGTTATTATAAAAAAGGCGGCTGGAAAGGCACGCAGGATTTAGATGGCGGAACTTTGTTCACGCAATTTTCTCATTTTATAGATATCATGTATTGGCTTTTTGGCGATATCAAAGACATTCAGGCGAAGTTCAATGATTTTACACACGCTAATTCTACTGATTTTGAAGACAGCGGTTTTGTTACTTTTAATTTCGCGAATGGCGGAATGGGAAGTATTAATTATTCCACGGCTGTTTGGGATAGCAATTTAGAAAGTAGCATTACGATTATCGGAAAAAAAGGGAGCGTGAAGATTGGCGGGCAATACATGAACGAAGTAGAATATTGTCACATCGAAAATTATACTTTGCCAGAATTGGCGCCAACCAATCCGGGCAATGATTACGGGACTTACAAAGGTTCGGCAGCCAATCATCATTATATTATTGAAAATGTGGTGGATACGCTAAAAAATAGGAAAACCATTACTACCAACGCTTTAGAAGGGATGAAAGTGGTGGAGATGATTGAACGTATTTACGCTTTGCGAAAAGACAATCGAAAAAAATAA